The following are encoded in a window of Trichocoleus sp. genomic DNA:
- a CDS encoding RNA-binding protein, with amino-acid sequence MSIYIGNLSYDVTEADLTAVFAEYGSVKRVQLPTDRETGRMRGFGFVEMGTDAEEQAAIDALDGAEWMGRDLKVNKAKPREERGNSFGGGGGGRGGNFSRRY; translated from the coding sequence ATGTCGATTTACATTGGTAACTTGTCTTATGACGTTACAGAAGCGGACCTCACCGCTGTTTTTGCAGAATACGGCTCAGTGAAGCGCGTCCAGCTTCCCACCGATCGGGAAACGGGTCGGATGCGCGGTTTTGGCTTTGTCGAAATGGGCACTGATGCAGAAGAGCAAGCAGCAATTGACGCCCTTGATGGCGCAGAGTGGATGGGTCGCGACCTGAAAGTCAATAAGGCAAAGCCCCGTGAAGAAAGAGGCAACTCTTTCGGTGGCGGCGGCGGTGGACGTGGCGGCAACTTTTCTCGCCGTTACTAA
- a CDS encoding PCP reductase family protein — MSSAIEWTPEAEARLKEIPFFVRPAARKKIEKLAQEVGATQITVEVYEQAKQKFGSS; from the coding sequence ATGAGTAGTGCGATCGAGTGGACACCGGAAGCTGAGGCTCGCCTGAAAGAAATTCCCTTTTTTGTGCGTCCGGCAGCACGAAAGAAGATTGAGAAACTGGCGCAAGAGGTTGGGGCAACCCAAATTACGGTTGAAGTGTATGAGCAAGCGAAGCAAAAGTTTGGTTCATCTTGA
- a CDS encoding ankyrin repeat domain-containing protein has product MPGICVVSQSTAIDSHTSRIGADPNDEANDGFPSLITVLSSDRPDKKQVLSLLLSFGANIQQRGVNDDTPLHYAACQDDPSSIELLLKQGADPDARTRIDHYATPLEEAEQFGHLVGAETLRRFLANKKRL; this is encoded by the coding sequence CTGCCTGGAATATGCGTTGTATCACAGTCCACTGCCATTGATTCGCACACTTCTAGAATTGGGGCTGACCCAAACGATGAGGCAAACGATGGTTTTCCTTCTCTCATTACCGTTCTTTCGAGCGATCGTCCTGATAAAAAGCAGGTCTTGTCACTGTTGCTTTCCTTTGGAGCCAATATTCAGCAACGGGGCGTGAATGACGATACCCCGCTTCACTATGCTGCCTGCCAGGATGATCCCAGCAGCATCGAACTGTTATTGAAGCAGGGGGCTGATCCAGATGCCAGAACCCGCATTGACCATTACGCCACACCGCTAGAAGAAGCAGAACAGTTTGGTCATTTGGTAGGGGCTGAGACGCTGCGAAGATTTTTAGCAAACAAAAAAAGGCTCTAG
- a CDS encoding type III-B CRISPR-associated protein Cas10/Cmr2, which produces MSQQFWQSKLWGLLYSLKRTDLTTRETVQKIDFCLHLQSHLHCMQDWQLLDQPIDLDDGSQSHHRNWGNQVNRSIQNLVSLDISLVPSAILNCADPQKVLWWFWRCYPDHFTAHHSQQDLSLGAIQWCHTWVWSHASLAAAITSAETGYFDLSEQASAETGNPSCPYLALFNFEPVQDLIPNSCTLKDAWAGSWLLHYLAAKICWRIAWKYGPDTLLAPNLYAHPLIDRWLLQQYPDFNQWIEVPSEAGQFQASFPTQLMMILPDNGNHPQTVKGHPIRATLIHAEQILKQEWLAIGQQALQHLQKHYPDWNQVDRSGWNRGLESQWQSYWVALPLKSAANVSSAITPAYPVFSERNILAQVQYCLSLAKQTQTWKIPTAFGLRSTRSEKGAVVSLSYSEQPRTEAQSNQLWQPPLFEPGEQLNVTEVIQRTLPYLLPELLCSTNSPSDQTSHRWVDRLIPQTSVNDWSVFVLGQGVPKIGEDGNSETELIAQVALQRALSDFSNHLAPYLTEQRYGGHLLYAQGDGFLASLSLQDWDKWLCDMHQCYRAYLTSFRIGVRCSN; this is translated from the coding sequence GTGTCACAACAATTTTGGCAGAGTAAACTCTGGGGGCTGCTGTATTCTCTCAAAAGGACAGACTTAACGACTCGTGAAACCGTTCAAAAGATCGACTTTTGCCTGCATCTACAATCTCATCTACACTGTATGCAAGATTGGCAACTGTTGGATCAGCCGATCGATCTCGATGATGGTTCCCAGAGTCATCACAGAAATTGGGGAAATCAAGTCAATCGATCGATTCAAAACCTTGTCTCATTGGATATCTCACTTGTTCCGTCAGCCATTCTTAACTGTGCTGATCCCCAGAAAGTGCTTTGGTGGTTTTGGCGCTGCTATCCAGACCACTTTACTGCTCATCACTCACAACAAGACTTATCTTTAGGAGCGATACAGTGGTGTCATACCTGGGTTTGGAGTCATGCCAGTTTGGCTGCTGCGATCACTAGTGCAGAAACAGGCTATTTTGATCTGTCAGAGCAAGCATCGGCAGAAACAGGCAATCCATCGTGCCCTTATTTGGCGCTGTTTAACTTTGAGCCAGTTCAAGATCTAATTCCAAATAGCTGCACATTAAAAGATGCTTGGGCAGGTTCCTGGCTATTGCACTATCTTGCGGCAAAAATTTGTTGGAGAATTGCCTGGAAGTATGGCCCTGATACGCTTCTAGCTCCCAATTTATATGCTCATCCTTTGATCGATCGCTGGCTCTTGCAGCAATATCCTGATTTCAACCAATGGATTGAAGTACCATCTGAGGCAGGACAGTTCCAAGCCAGTTTCCCGACTCAGCTCATGATGATTTTGCCTGACAATGGCAATCATCCTCAAACCGTGAAAGGGCATCCGATTCGGGCAACCCTGATCCATGCAGAACAGATCTTGAAGCAGGAATGGCTGGCGATCGGTCAACAAGCTCTGCAACATCTGCAAAAGCATTACCCTGATTGGAATCAAGTTGATCGCAGCGGTTGGAACCGTGGTTTAGAGTCACAATGGCAATCCTATTGGGTCGCACTGCCCCTAAAATCGGCTGCCAATGTCTCAAGTGCGATTACGCCAGCATATCCAGTATTCTCAGAACGCAATATTCTTGCTCAGGTGCAGTATTGTCTAAGTCTTGCAAAACAGACGCAAACCTGGAAGATTCCGACTGCTTTCGGTCTTCGCTCAACCCGGTCAGAGAAGGGTGCTGTCGTTTCTCTTTCTTATTCTGAACAGCCCAGGACAGAAGCACAGAGCAATCAGCTTTGGCAGCCTCCATTGTTTGAACCGGGAGAACAATTAAATGTCACAGAAGTTATCCAGCGAACGCTGCCATACCTCTTGCCAGAGCTTTTGTGCAGTACAAATTCTCCCAGTGACCAAACAAGTCATCGTTGGGTCGATCGCCTGATTCCGCAAACTTCTGTGAATGACTGGTCTGTTTTTGTCCTGGGTCAAGGGGTTCCCAAAATTGGGGAAGACGGAAATTCTGAGACAGAACTAATTGCTCAAGTTGCTCTTCAGCGTGCCCTGTCTGATTTTTCTAATCATCTGGCTCCCTACCTCACAGAACAACGATATGGCGGGCATCTTCTCTATGCACAGGGTGATGGATTTTTGGCATCCCTGAGTTTGCAAGACTGGGACAAATGGCTGTGCGATATGCATCA
- a CDS encoding class I SAM-dependent rRNA methyltransferase — translation MVKLPRIQLPQSLKERLVQGHPWVYRNHVPPQIHLSSGSWVLVQCGNWTGYGLWDENGPIALRIFSEKQVPTVQWFRDQVKAAWELRLPLRTQGCTAYRWLFGEGDGLPGITVDLYDQFAVVQTYMEGASVLSDWLIDALRATTSLKGIYQRTQHRPRQENQGDQRGEPQTEQKVVLLWGQPAPADLTVQEHGLRFQVNLFAGQKTGLFLDHRENRRFVQDLSQGKDVLNCFAYTGAFSLYALRGNARTVTSVDIGKGLAEAAATNITLNRLDADKHTFMTQDCFTLLNQYVEQGRCFDLVILDPPSFAKTKQNRHAAQRAYIKLNALALRCVAPNGLLVTASCTSQVSVEAFKEAIAAAGATTGRRIQIIHEAGQPIDHPVPAQFPEGRYLKFVVGRVSFVR, via the coding sequence ATGGTAAAACTTCCCCGCATTCAACTTCCTCAGTCGCTTAAAGAGCGATTAGTTCAAGGACATCCGTGGGTGTACCGCAATCATGTGCCGCCGCAGATCCATTTATCCTCCGGCAGTTGGGTTTTGGTGCAATGTGGAAACTGGACGGGGTATGGGTTATGGGACGAAAATGGACCGATCGCGCTCCGAATCTTTTCTGAGAAGCAGGTTCCCACAGTGCAATGGTTCCGGGATCAGGTGAAAGCCGCTTGGGAACTTCGATTGCCGTTGCGGACTCAAGGCTGCACTGCCTATCGCTGGCTGTTTGGTGAGGGAGATGGATTACCAGGGATTACTGTTGATCTTTATGATCAATTTGCCGTGGTGCAAACCTATATGGAAGGCGCTTCCGTCCTATCAGACTGGCTCATTGATGCACTTCGAGCAACAACATCACTGAAAGGAATTTATCAGCGTACTCAGCACAGACCCCGGCAAGAGAATCAAGGCGATCAACGCGGTGAACCTCAGACCGAGCAAAAAGTTGTGCTCTTATGGGGGCAGCCCGCACCTGCCGATCTAACGGTTCAAGAACATGGACTGCGGTTTCAGGTCAATCTGTTTGCCGGACAAAAAACAGGGCTATTTTTAGATCACCGAGAAAATCGCAGATTTGTTCAAGACTTAAGCCAGGGAAAGGACGTGCTGAACTGCTTTGCCTACACAGGAGCGTTTTCTCTTTATGCGCTGCGCGGCAATGCCCGAACGGTAACCAGCGTTGATATTGGCAAAGGACTCGCCGAAGCTGCTGCCACCAACATCACATTAAATCGGCTTGATGCTGATAAGCATACTTTCATGACCCAGGACTGCTTCACGCTGCTCAACCAATATGTAGAACAGGGACGCTGTTTTGATCTGGTCATTCTTGATCCACCCAGTTTTGCCAAAACAAAGCAAAATCGCCATGCTGCCCAACGCGCCTACATCAAATTGAATGCCTTAGCTCTGCGCTGTGTTGCGCCCAATGGATTACTGGTCACAGCAAGCTGTACAAGCCAGGTGAGCGTGGAAGCATTTAAAGAAGCGATCGCCGCCGCAGGGGCCACAACAGGTCGAAGAATCCAAATTATTCACGAAGCAGGACAACCGATCGATCATCCGGTTCCAGCGCAGTTTCCAGAGGGACGATACCTCAAGTTTGTGGTGGGGCGGGTTAGTTTCGTTCGATGA
- the hetR gene encoding heterocyst differentiation control protein (controls heterocyst differentiation; has protease DNA-binding activity), with protein sequence MTIDTDLIKCLSLGALDQIMFYLAFSAIRSGGHRHGAFLDAAATAAKCAVYLTYVEQDQNLRRTGLLHHIEPRRVKEIVEEVRMALTEGKLHKILGSQEPPYLIQFPYLWLEKYPWQPGRSRFPSSGLTSIEKQQIEDKLPPNLPDAQLVNSFQLMELIESLHNRFQSSLPAQHRTPLSESLAEHIKRRLLYSGTIARVDSTCLGLPFYALARVTYSPADTEERTYLMVEDTARYFRMMKNWAERRPQVARMLEELDIAPDSVDQALEELDDFLRSWADRYHQEGGIPFVMQMLVGAKETL encoded by the coding sequence ATGACAATTGATACTGATTTGATCAAATGCCTGAGTCTGGGTGCGTTAGACCAGATCATGTTCTACCTTGCCTTTAGTGCAATTCGGTCAGGAGGGCATCGTCATGGCGCTTTTCTCGATGCAGCTGCAACCGCTGCGAAATGTGCAGTCTATTTAACCTATGTAGAACAGGATCAAAATCTTCGCAGAACTGGACTGCTACACCACATTGAGCCAAGGCGCGTCAAGGAGATTGTAGAAGAGGTGCGGATGGCACTAACTGAGGGAAAGTTACACAAGATATTAGGCTCTCAGGAACCGCCCTATCTCATTCAGTTTCCCTACCTCTGGCTTGAAAAATACCCCTGGCAGCCAGGACGTTCTCGCTTTCCTTCCAGTGGTTTAACCAGCATTGAGAAGCAGCAAATTGAAGACAAACTACCGCCCAACCTTCCCGATGCTCAACTGGTCAACTCATTTCAATTAATGGAACTCATCGAGTCACTGCACAACCGATTCCAGTCGAGCTTGCCTGCTCAACATCGGACGCCTTTAAGTGAGTCGCTGGCAGAACATATTAAACGGCGACTGCTGTATTCTGGAACGATCGCCCGCGTTGACTCAACTTGCTTAGGGCTGCCCTTCTATGCTCTAGCACGAGTGACCTATTCGCCTGCTGACACAGAAGAACGCACCTATTTAATGGTTGAGGATACGGCACGCTATTTTCGCATGATGAAAAATTGGGCAGAACGTCGTCCTCAGGTTGCCCGGATGTTGGAGGAGCTAGACATTGCGCCGGATTCTGTGGATCAAGCTCTGGAAGAACTGGATGATTTTTTGCGGTCATGGGCAGACCGATATCACCAGGAGGGGGGTATTCCCTTTGTGATGCAAATGCTAGTCGGAGCAAAGGAAACACTTTAA
- a CDS encoding alpha/beta hydrolase, translated as MVVMPLDFLFRWLAGLLSIALLGSGIYILHQWYERELIDRAWLIAGWAIVVWSVVGFLPLAILFRRPGRDEPKMQRSSTTERISRPDGSEIHVEFYGSPDAPPLILTHGWGPNSTVWYYAKKQLANDYRVIVWDLPGLGKSTKPQNRDYSIEKYARDLEAVLQLAGDQPAILLGHSIGGMILLTFCRLFPEQLNQRVAGLILVDTTYTNPLKTTIFSRLLTVLQKPLLEPLLYLTIALSPVLWLISGLSYLNGMMYITTEISGFTGRETRGQLDFSTRLGLLGSPGVLARGVLAMFRFDETNTLPNINVPVRVIAGDADIATLFSANRRLSDGIPDAELVKLRPAGHMGLIERNAEFAEAVRSFLVLQSKPAQ; from the coding sequence ATGGTTGTCATGCCGCTGGATTTTCTGTTTCGCTGGCTTGCCGGACTCCTCTCAATCGCTTTGCTGGGAAGTGGCATCTATATTTTGCACCAGTGGTATGAGCGGGAATTAATCGATCGTGCCTGGCTGATTGCAGGTTGGGCGATCGTGGTTTGGTCTGTTGTCGGTTTTTTGCCACTTGCGATTCTTTTTCGTCGTCCTGGACGAGATGAACCCAAAATGCAGCGTAGCTCAACAACGGAGAGAATCTCGCGTCCAGATGGCAGTGAAATTCACGTTGAATTCTATGGTTCTCCAGATGCACCGCCCCTGATCCTGACGCACGGCTGGGGACCCAACAGCACTGTCTGGTACTATGCCAAGAAACAGCTTGCCAATGATTATCGCGTCATTGTTTGGGATCTGCCGGGGCTGGGCAAATCAACCAAACCTCAGAATCGGGATTATTCGATCGAGAAATATGCGCGTGATCTGGAAGCCGTCCTCCAACTTGCCGGGGATCAACCTGCAATTCTGCTGGGTCATAGTATAGGCGGAATGATTCTGCTGACTTTTTGCCGCCTCTTTCCAGAACAGCTAAACCAGCGCGTTGCCGGATTAATTCTGGTGGATACAACCTACACCAATCCGCTCAAGACCACGATCTTCAGTCGGCTGCTGACGGTACTACAAAAACCACTCCTCGAACCACTGCTCTATCTGACGATCGCCCTTTCCCCTGTACTCTGGCTGATTAGCGGCTTGAGCTACCTGAACGGCATGATGTATATAACAACGGAGATCTCTGGCTTTACTGGCCGTGAGACAAGGGGACAGCTTGATTTTTCGACTCGTCTGGGGCTGCTCGGATCGCCGGGTGTGTTGGCAAGAGGCGTACTAGCAATGTTTCGCTTTGATGAGACAAATACCCTGCCGAACATTAATGTTCCAGTGCGAGTGATTGCTGGAGACGCTGATATTGCAACCCTCTTTTCTGCGAATCGTCGCCTCAGTGACGGTATTCCTGATGCGGAGTTGGTGAAACTGCGTCCGGCGGGTCATATGGGGTTGATAGAGCGGAATGCTGAGTTTGCAGAAGCAGTGCGATCGTTCCTGGTGTTACAGTCTAAACCTGCGCAATAG